From a single Paenibacillus sp. FSL W8-0426 genomic region:
- a CDS encoding AzlC family ABC transporter permease, with protein MDANGTYRAETLDEASFMQGVKDCVPTLLGYLSIGFAAGVIEMTAGLSLAETALISLILYAGSAQFIAAGMLASNGSAAAIIFTIFFVNLRHLLLSAAISPYFRHLTPLKNMWIGSLLTDESFGVAMTRAIGRTSLSQRWMHGLNITAYLNWFAANMAGAYFGRWIANPERLGLDFALPAMFIGLIVLQLAQRKNRRLHISVAVIAVVCVVGASMASLGSMSIIVAAVIAATMGVLMERWK; from the coding sequence ATGGACGCTAATGGAACGTACCGTGCTGAAACTTTGGACGAGGCCTCCTTCATGCAAGGCGTGAAGGATTGCGTTCCAACCCTTCTCGGATATTTGAGCATCGGCTTCGCCGCAGGAGTCATTGAAATGACGGCCGGGCTTAGCCTGGCGGAAACGGCGTTAATTAGCCTTATTCTGTATGCCGGTTCCGCGCAGTTCATCGCGGCGGGCATGCTGGCCTCCAACGGGTCGGCGGCAGCGATCATATTTACGATCTTTTTCGTCAATCTGCGCCACCTGCTGCTCAGCGCGGCAATCTCGCCGTATTTCCGCCACCTGACGCCGCTCAAAAACATGTGGATCGGCTCGCTGCTCACGGACGAGTCGTTCGGCGTGGCGATGACGCGGGCCATCGGACGCACGTCGCTGAGCCAGCGGTGGATGCATGGTCTGAACATTACAGCCTATCTGAATTGGTTTGCCGCCAATATGGCAGGCGCCTATTTCGGAAGATGGATTGCTAATCCCGAAAGATTGGGGCTTGATTTTGCGCTGCCTGCCATGTTTATCGGCCTGATCGTGCTTCAACTCGCCCAGCGGAAAAACAGAAGATTGCATATCAGCGTGGCGGTGATTGCCGTAGTCTGCGTCGTTGGGGCAAGCATGGCATCGCTGGGCAGCATGAGCATTATTGTGGCGGCGGTCATCGCTGCAACGATGGGGGTGCTAATGGAACGATGGAAATAA
- a CDS encoding AzlD domain-containing protein: MEIRWDVFWIIMGAALLTFLPRVLPLMLFSRIPIPGWLLRWLEYVPVAVMAALIGQELFMSGNQLVPITQNAALWAALPTFAVAIWTRSLLGTVLVGIVAMMVLRYWLG, from the coding sequence ATGGAAATAAGATGGGACGTATTCTGGATCATTATGGGGGCGGCGCTGCTGACCTTCCTGCCGCGTGTGCTGCCGCTCATGCTCTTCAGCCGCATACCGATTCCGGGTTGGCTTCTACGCTGGTTGGAGTATGTGCCCGTAGCGGTCATGGCGGCACTCATCGGTCAGGAATTGTTTATGTCGGGTAACCAGCTTGTCCCCATTACGCAAAATGCTGCGTTATGGGCAGCGCTCCCTACGTTTGCCGTGGCCATCTGGACGCGCAGCCTGCTCGGAACGGTGCTTGTCGGCATTGTTGCCATGATGGTCTTGCGCTACTGGTTAGGGTGA
- a CDS encoding NAD(P)-dependent oxidoreductase, which yields MELPRRKLLITGAAGVIGRALLDGLQALDRYEIVAADLRPDHDAGIVALDVTDASRLRELTEGVHTVLHIAWAKDEEDFLGKVLPINVTGAYHLYEAARLNGVKRVIFASSNHATGFYKTGEAIEADDPYRPDSFYGLSKCYIELLGRYYADKYGLSCFNIRIGNFSGDNHPHSERASHIWISPRDMVQLASCCIEADESMRFFNLYGTSANADNYYDISDLADSIGYRPEDDAAVLWEEAKRRGEPDKQDETPYQGGGYVAKDPPKR from the coding sequence ATGGAGTTACCAAGGCGAAAATTGTTGATCACCGGCGCAGCCGGCGTTATTGGACGCGCATTGCTGGATGGGTTGCAGGCATTGGACAGGTATGAAATCGTGGCGGCTGATCTGCGTCCGGATCATGATGCAGGCATCGTTGCGCTGGACGTGACGGATGCCTCGCGTTTGCGGGAATTGACCGAAGGTGTACACACGGTGCTGCACATTGCGTGGGCGAAGGACGAGGAGGACTTTTTGGGCAAGGTGCTGCCGATTAACGTGACCGGAGCCTACCATTTATATGAAGCAGCCCGGCTGAACGGGGTAAAACGCGTTATATTTGCCAGCTCCAATCATGCGACGGGCTTCTACAAAACAGGCGAGGCGATCGAGGCAGATGACCCGTACCGTCCGGACAGCTTCTATGGGCTCAGCAAATGTTACATTGAGCTGCTCGGCAGGTATTATGCCGACAAATACGGTCTGTCCTGCTTCAATATCCGTATAGGCAACTTTTCCGGAGACAATCACCCGCATTCCGAGCGAGCTTCGCATATTTGGATTTCGCCCAGAGACATGGTGCAGCTGGCTTCATGCTGCATCGAAGCGGACGAGTCCATGAGATTCTTCAATCTGTACGGAACCTCGGCCAATGCCGACAACTATTACGATATCAGCGATTTGGCGGACAGCATCGGATATCGCCCCGAGGATGACGCTGCGGTGCTATGGGAAGAGGCAAAACGCAGGGGAGAACCGGATAAGCAGGACGAGACGCCGTATCAGGGCGGGGGATATGTGGCCAAGGATCCACCGAAACGGTAA
- a CDS encoding SGNH/GDSL hydrolase family protein, producing the protein MVKSPSVILFQGDSITDGGRSRNDDPNHFLGHGYAYLISSKLGMELAGKQPIFYNRGISGDRASDLYARWNEDTISLKPELLSILIGVNDLWRTMKGEASGITDRFERAYRHLLEETREVLPDTGLVLMEPFILNTGAPAEQWDVWERKMAAYQRIVAGLAEEFGAVFVPLQQVFDVALKQADAAYWLWDGVHPTAAGHELMARQWLKIVQESPLKIQ; encoded by the coding sequence ATGGTGAAAAGTCCGTCCGTTATTTTGTTTCAGGGAGATTCGATTACCGATGGAGGCCGCTCGCGCAATGACGATCCGAACCATTTTCTGGGCCACGGTTATGCGTACCTCATCTCCAGCAAGCTGGGCATGGAGTTGGCAGGCAAGCAGCCGATTTTCTATAACAGGGGCATTAGCGGGGATCGCGCTTCCGATCTGTACGCACGTTGGAACGAGGATACGATCAGCCTGAAGCCGGAGCTCCTCAGCATTTTGATCGGCGTGAACGATCTTTGGCGCACGATGAAAGGGGAAGCGAGCGGCATTACGGATCGTTTCGAACGCGCTTATCGCCATCTGCTCGAAGAGACGCGTGAAGTGCTGCCGGATACCGGTCTGGTTTTGATGGAGCCGTTCATCCTGAACACGGGCGCGCCAGCGGAACAATGGGACGTCTGGGAGAGGAAAATGGCCGCTTACCAGCGAATCGTTGCCGGGCTGGCGGAGGAATTCGGGGCCGTGTTCGTGCCGCTGCAGCAGGTGTTCGACGTTGCTCTGAAGCAGGCGGACGCCGCATACTGGCTCTGGGATGGCGTTCATCCGACGGCAGCAGGACACGAGCTGATGGCACGGCAGTGGCTGAAGATCGTGCAGGAAAGTCCGTTGAAAATCCAATAG
- a CDS encoding general stress protein: protein MAQNNQNGKMSREEAGRKGGEATSRNHDREFYQEIGSKGGEATSNSHDREFYQEIGSKGGEATSNNHGREFYQEIGREGGRASGNNQDNDDGKMSREEAGRKGGQARARNRND from the coding sequence ATGGCACAAAACAATCAAAACGGAAAAATGAGCCGTGAAGAAGCAGGACGTAAGGGTGGAGAAGCAACCTCAAGAAACCATGACCGCGAGTTTTATCAAGAAATCGGCAGCAAAGGCGGAGAGGCAACGTCCAATTCGCATGATCGCGAGTTTTACCAAGAGATCGGCAGTAAAGGCGGAGAAGCGACTTCCAACAACCATGGCAGAGAGTTTTACCAGGAGATCGGCCGTGAGGGCGGTCGTGCGAGCGGAAACAACCAGGACAATGACGATGGCAAAATGAGTCGCGAGGAAGCCGGGCGCAAAGGCGGACAGGCCCGAGCCCGTAATCGAAACGATTAA
- a CDS encoding heparinase II/III family protein has product MTVHPGFAWPTDQMKQALRTARPAALKSVQSWRERVADTLHSAAFADFRADLLAYEQKAREEAMPELSFSLYREFRDTGERKAYEQAYFERRGRVVATGLLAAFSPEPERLALLEDLIWNVCQELTWCLPAHVGAGEEARSGIQIDLFAAETAQMLAEMVVMLGDELDERVGRLVRGEIDRRIFAPLYRDNAPFGWERADHNWSAVCSGGCGIAALLLVEDEELLAAAVRKTLGSMEAFLSGYGMDGGCAEGIGYWGYGFGFYTYYADMLHLFSGGELDLLSGPKIEAIAAYPRHIHLSEGIFVNYSDSREREVLPSGLLSYWASHTGKPASLPFELPLLTGDPCRRWAHAMRNVLWSDPVWFAAEGQPANQATTVHLENLSWTISRGTVQAENGASWTAAFSVKGGHNDEPHNHNDLGHFLLHAGGETILCDPGSGEYTKAYFSPGRESIMQIGSQGHSVPVIEGTYQVSGRNAAAHTLAADVTSPGRAEIAFDLTSAYGEANNLAACFRHLKWNGPRGSEDAELVVEDRFVWKNAIDENTGGKRQALPFVVEHLISRFEPVSERGRIRWAGRRAAVTLHYDAACWDAKVEVLDAVDHDHRPLRLYRTALSLSRAGSMPESGQGAGPGSPVTECKMRFVVSPRGEGGKG; this is encoded by the coding sequence ATGACTGTTCATCCAGGCTTCGCTTGGCCGACGGATCAGATGAAACAAGCGCTTCGCACCGCAAGACCGGCTGCGTTGAAGAGCGTGCAGAGTTGGAGGGAACGGGTGGCTGATACGCTCCATAGCGCGGCTTTTGCTGATTTTCGCGCAGACCTGCTGGCGTACGAACAAAAGGCTCGCGAAGAGGCGATGCCTGAGCTAAGCTTTTCCCTTTATCGCGAATTCAGGGATACGGGTGAGCGCAAGGCATACGAGCAAGCGTATTTCGAACGGCGGGGGAGAGTTGTCGCGACCGGTCTGCTGGCTGCATTTTCACCGGAGCCGGAAAGGCTGGCTTTGCTGGAAGATCTGATCTGGAACGTGTGCCAGGAGCTGACCTGGTGTTTGCCGGCCCATGTCGGTGCCGGTGAGGAGGCGCGGTCGGGGATACAGATCGACCTGTTCGCCGCTGAAACGGCCCAAATGCTGGCGGAAATGGTCGTCATGCTGGGCGATGAGCTGGATGAACGCGTCGGCAGGCTTGTACGCGGGGAGATTGATCGGCGCATATTCGCTCCGTTGTATCGGGACAATGCCCCATTCGGTTGGGAGAGAGCGGACCATAACTGGTCGGCGGTATGCAGCGGGGGATGCGGTATTGCGGCATTGCTGCTTGTGGAAGACGAGGAGCTGCTTGCAGCGGCAGTCCGGAAAACGCTTGGTTCCATGGAGGCTTTTCTGAGCGGCTACGGCATGGATGGCGGATGTGCGGAAGGCATCGGCTATTGGGGGTACGGTTTCGGATTTTATACGTATTATGCCGACATGCTTCATTTGTTCAGCGGGGGAGAACTTGATCTGCTGTCCGGTCCGAAAATCGAAGCCATTGCAGCTTATCCTCGCCATATTCATTTATCGGAGGGTATCTTCGTCAACTATTCGGATAGCCGGGAACGGGAGGTGCTCCCGTCAGGCTTGTTGTCCTATTGGGCTTCCCATACCGGCAAGCCGGCAAGTCTCCCTTTTGAGCTGCCGCTGCTGACGGGCGATCCTTGCCGCCGCTGGGCACATGCCATGCGCAACGTGCTGTGGAGCGATCCGGTTTGGTTTGCGGCAGAAGGCCAACCTGCGAACCAGGCGACAACGGTCCATTTGGAAAACTTGTCATGGACGATTTCCCGAGGGACGGTGCAGGCAGAGAATGGCGCAAGTTGGACAGCTGCTTTTTCGGTCAAGGGCGGGCACAATGATGAGCCTCATAACCATAATGATCTGGGGCACTTTCTTCTGCATGCAGGCGGAGAAACGATTCTCTGCGATCCGGGTTCGGGAGAGTACACCAAAGCTTATTTTTCGCCGGGACGCGAATCGATCATGCAGATCGGCTCTCAGGGGCACAGCGTTCCGGTCATCGAAGGCACCTATCAGGTGTCGGGACGGAATGCAGCCGCGCATACGCTGGCGGCGGATGTAACTTCGCCGGGAAGGGCGGAGATCGCCTTCGACCTAACGTCGGCCTACGGGGAAGCGAATAACCTTGCAGCCTGCTTCCGTCATTTGAAGTGGAACGGTCCAAGAGGAAGCGAGGATGCGGAATTGGTTGTGGAAGATCGATTCGTATGGAAGAACGCAATCGATGAGAACACTGGCGGGAAACGTCAGGCGCTTCCTTTCGTGGTTGAACACCTGATTAGCAGATTCGAGCCGGTATCGGAGCGTGGACGGATTCGATGGGCGGGCCGACGCGCTGCCGTGACCTTGCATTACGACGCTGCTTGTTGGGATGCAAAGGTTGAGGTATTGGATGCCGTGGATCATGATCACCGCCCGTTGAGATTGTATCGAACGGCATTGTCTTTGAGCCGGGCGGGGTCGATGCCGGAATCCGGGCAAGGAGCTGGCCCCGGCTCGCCGGTCACCGAATGCAAGATGAGATTTGTCGTATCCCCACGAGGTGAAGGCGGCAAAGGATAG
- a CDS encoding glycosyl hydrolase has product MLTYTAGTSYPWKRELEEFRALSAQADGIEPTGWSRKRKLALIEQIVRAYRVYQQENGAIEDPYSGRERYYSTPAYAMAAAVLVKEGHADLLPSASAALTRSISAVVQGEAPDSHPDFFPVLMMRAYMLLKPFLPEQAEVWAGMLRQIEPERDYVFTMSKMNNPNRMINWNAIMISGEVLRWKEGLAGEGTEWMDRYLSAYHLTRFTALGLYQDGPLDRPNCPLAYDIATRYHLGIMIDAGYEGECAPALAECLRHGAFSSLLTLSPLGEIPPRGRSSQHQWNEAAAASVFASQASAALKARDRGMAGIFARAANLCFDAVARWSMEDGRLHIVRNFYPPEKRHGYEVYTNHTCYNLWTVAALANAYLCDPGDGLKERPIPSEVGARVLQMDGWFETISASVPGQQIILHTALNDPYTVPGLVRIHQQGLPGGIGPAAAGHGNAGFTEFGEGETLPLSYCPAWQTPDGQWHTLAEGISSGAEYDRDAGIDPALGGGSVKLEVESEAFHGEQAREHFCRNSFTLEWHGPLQGLQELRMHVLQQQGLLQITYEFEGQIQAAGAVIPLMFGDGEQQAEITCSANRVRTEFRGAYAESKLVDSIGRVHVQDGTVASRNGLLRFARMEVPGSRTLTFTVELGASTGKA; this is encoded by the coding sequence TTGTTAACGTATACAGCCGGGACTTCTTATCCTTGGAAGCGGGAGCTGGAGGAGTTTCGGGCATTGTCGGCGCAGGCGGATGGGATTGAACCGACCGGATGGAGTCGCAAGCGGAAATTGGCGCTCATTGAACAAATTGTGCGTGCGTACAGGGTTTATCAACAGGAAAATGGGGCGATCGAAGACCCATACTCAGGCAGGGAGCGGTATTACTCAACCCCAGCTTATGCGATGGCGGCGGCCGTGTTGGTTAAGGAAGGCCATGCGGATCTGCTGCCCTCAGCGTCGGCCGCCCTCACGCGAAGCATATCGGCCGTCGTGCAAGGGGAAGCTCCGGATTCCCATCCGGATTTTTTTCCAGTCTTGATGATGCGCGCTTATATGCTGCTCAAACCCTTCTTGCCTGAGCAAGCGGAGGTTTGGGCCGGGATGTTAAGACAGATTGAGCCGGAACGGGACTATGTATTTACGATGAGCAAAATGAACAATCCGAACCGTATGATCAATTGGAATGCCATCATGATTTCGGGCGAGGTTCTGCGTTGGAAGGAAGGACTGGCCGGGGAAGGGACCGAATGGATGGACCGTTATTTAAGCGCGTATCATCTGACGCGGTTCACGGCGCTCGGCCTTTATCAGGACGGCCCGCTCGATCGTCCGAATTGCCCGCTCGCCTATGACATCGCTACGCGTTACCATCTGGGCATCATGATTGATGCCGGATATGAGGGGGAGTGCGCCCCTGCACTTGCCGAATGTCTGCGGCACGGTGCCTTTTCCTCGCTGCTTACGCTCTCGCCGCTCGGAGAGATTCCCCCGCGGGGACGCAGTTCACAGCATCAGTGGAACGAAGCGGCTGCCGCGTCCGTGTTTGCGAGCCAGGCTTCGGCTGCATTGAAGGCCAGGGATCGCGGAATGGCCGGCATTTTTGCCCGCGCCGCCAACTTGTGCTTCGATGCCGTGGCCCGCTGGAGCATGGAAGACGGACGCTTGCATATCGTTCGAAATTTCTACCCTCCGGAGAAACGACACGGATATGAGGTATATACGAATCATACCTGCTATAACTTGTGGACGGTGGCGGCATTAGCCAATGCATACCTATGTGATCCGGGGGACGGGCTGAAGGAGCGGCCGATCCCTTCCGAGGTTGGCGCACGCGTGCTCCAGATGGACGGCTGGTTCGAGACGATTTCCGCTTCGGTGCCGGGTCAGCAGATCATCCTGCATACCGCGCTAAATGATCCCTACACGGTGCCGGGCCTGGTTCGCATTCATCAACAGGGGTTGCCTGGAGGCATCGGTCCCGCAGCGGCTGGACATGGGAATGCGGGATTCACCGAGTTCGGCGAAGGGGAGACGCTGCCGTTAAGTTACTGTCCGGCTTGGCAGACGCCTGACGGACAGTGGCATACGCTGGCAGAGGGAATTTCGTCCGGCGCGGAATACGACAGGGATGCAGGCATCGATCCGGCACTCGGTGGAGGCTCGGTCAAGCTGGAGGTGGAATCGGAAGCATTCCATGGCGAGCAGGCTCGGGAACATTTTTGCCGTAATTCATTCACGCTGGAGTGGCATGGCCCGCTGCAAGGATTGCAAGAACTGCGTATGCATGTCTTGCAGCAGCAGGGACTGCTGCAGATCACCTACGAGTTCGAGGGGCAGATTCAGGCGGCGGGTGCTGTCATTCCGCTCATGTTCGGCGACGGTGAGCAGCAGGCAGAGATCACTTGTTCCGCCAATCGTGTGCGTACCGAATTCCGCGGGGCCTATGCAGAATCGAAATTGGTGGACAGCATCGGGCGAGTGCATGTTCAGGACGGCACGGTGGCCTCGCGGAATGGCCTTCTGCGATTCGCCAGAATGGAAGTGCCGGGGAGCCGCACGTTGACGTTTACGGTGGAACTGGGCGCGTCGACAGGGAAGGCATGA
- a CDS encoding glycosyl hydrolase, with product MAEETNWAEEAWQQGVLKTVRNAQRIKDTFPHTSIQGEYDQNAPEWWTAGFWPGLLWLVQREAGTAQEADSLYRIALSCEEQLEVCLRDPDLVDHDLGFVWLLSGVAHYRQTGNADGRRRGLLAANLLAARFHVRGQFIRAWNFDSAAMDTRGVAIIDSMMNLPLLYWASEESSDPRFRWLAEAHADTVAREFVRGDGSICHVVEFDPTTGQKVREHGGQGHAPGSAWARGNAWALYGFALSFRYTGEARYLETAERAADVFLAMLGEDIVPPWDFRAPAEHQVAWDSSAAAIAASGLLELAKLSPRGEGYAAAGERIARGLYERYSSGASSAEEGLILQGTVHYPERRGLNVPIIYGDYFYMETLAKLRGREGWF from the coding sequence ATGGCAGAAGAAACGAATTGGGCAGAAGAGGCATGGCAGCAGGGAGTGCTTAAAACCGTCAGAAACGCGCAGCGGATCAAGGATACGTTCCCGCATACCTCGATTCAGGGGGAATATGACCAGAACGCGCCGGAGTGGTGGACGGCAGGGTTCTGGCCGGGACTGTTGTGGCTTGTGCAGAGGGAAGCGGGGACGGCTCAGGAAGCCGATTCATTGTACCGGATCGCGTTGAGTTGCGAAGAACAGCTGGAGGTCTGTTTGCGTGATCCGGATCTGGTGGATCACGACCTTGGCTTCGTCTGGCTGCTTAGCGGCGTTGCCCATTACCGCCAAACCGGAAACGCGGACGGACGGAGGCGCGGGCTGCTTGCGGCCAACCTGCTCGCCGCCCGCTTCCATGTGCGGGGACAGTTCATCCGTGCCTGGAATTTCGATTCGGCGGCCATGGATACGCGCGGCGTGGCGATTATCGACAGCATGATGAACCTGCCGCTGCTCTACTGGGCATCCGAGGAGAGCAGCGACCCGCGCTTCCGCTGGCTGGCCGAAGCGCATGCCGATACCGTCGCGCGCGAATTCGTCCGCGGCGACGGGTCCATCTGCCACGTGGTGGAATTCGATCCGACCACGGGGCAGAAGGTACGGGAGCATGGCGGGCAGGGCCATGCTCCGGGTTCCGCCTGGGCGCGCGGCAACGCTTGGGCGCTGTATGGGTTTGCGCTGTCTTTCCGGTACACGGGCGAAGCCCGCTATCTGGAGACAGCGGAGCGCGCGGCCGATGTCTTCCTCGCCATGCTCGGGGAAGACATCGTGCCGCCATGGGACTTTCGCGCACCTGCCGAGCATCAGGTGGCGTGGGACTCGTCCGCTGCGGCCATCGCTGCCAGCGGACTGTTGGAGCTGGCGAAGCTGTCGCCGCGAGGCGAGGGATATGCCGCAGCCGGAGAGCGCATCGCGCGCGGCTTATACGAGCGCTACAGCTCCGGGGCCTCGTCCGCGGAGGAGGGGCTGATCCTGCAGGGAACCGTGCATTACCCTGAACGGCGCGGCCTGAACGTGCCGATTATCTATGGCGACTACTTCTATATGGAAACGCTGGCGAAGCTGCGCGGGCGGGAAGGATGGTTCTGA
- a CDS encoding Ig-like domain-containing protein, whose protein sequence is MFKPRWTKYMVLMLVMILSISNVGMVAAADKELSKIVLSKNELSLEVGDSGSVTVTGVYSDNSSASVTLGSDWSSNSDAIASVYSGTITAKKEGEATITATYQGKSQTLTVHVTKKVKALSKNVQTLDLRTGDTKEIALTATYSDNSTDTEASKIAEWSSDNEKVATVVNGKVTGQSAGTAVITGKVGKQSVTVDVNVEVVKRVDVDKKKISLLLDKSEDVKLTATYPDGSTKDVTTLAEWTSSNEKVADAIQGKITGYAAGSAKITASYGTKSVTIDVDVDLTSKISVEKQSIFFRLADTNKTASMTLTASYPNSADVDVTTQAEWTSSNEKVATVYQGKITAVGAGSTTIKAKYGDKSVEIAVDVDTARYLDIKGVEEKLTMSLGDSTKTKTLEAKAEYIDGSTEDVTKKATWTSSDADVVYVSEGDLIAYKSGTATITVAYGGKTSKFTVNVDVPDKYQMEQKKASVSVGGKFNAKVLAVYGETSKDVSEEAEWSSSSEKIAEVDSKGVVTGVAVGKATITAKIGGKSLTLPVEVGMASGLEADLNYVVMSAKETQQIVLTATDENGLTQVVTTEATWKSSNSRVADVKKGVITANASGKANITAEYGSQKVTIQVEVDVITRLVASVPALSMKSGDSGEITVTAILGDGTERDVTDKADWKTNSYKVAQVSKGKVKAVGYGKAKVTAKYGSKSVSVAVDVDTLKYLQTDKVTLTMKPGDKVTVVATATYADGSEADVSKPALWTSSKIAAATVKDGVIQANGKGKATITVSFAGKKTKVTVIVEAK, encoded by the coding sequence ATGTTTAAGCCAAGATGGACCAAGTACATGGTGTTGATGCTGGTAATGATTTTGAGTATTTCCAACGTAGGCATGGTCGCTGCGGCAGACAAAGAGTTGTCCAAAATCGTCTTATCCAAGAATGAGCTGTCTCTTGAAGTGGGTGACTCCGGTTCAGTGACGGTGACGGGTGTATATAGCGATAATTCGTCGGCAAGCGTAACGCTCGGCTCCGATTGGAGCAGTAATTCGGATGCTATTGCTTCCGTGTATAGCGGGACGATTACAGCCAAAAAAGAAGGAGAAGCTACAATTACGGCTACGTATCAAGGTAAAAGCCAAACGTTGACCGTGCATGTCACGAAAAAGGTCAAAGCACTGTCCAAGAACGTGCAGACCCTTGATTTGCGGACCGGCGACACCAAAGAGATCGCCCTGACGGCAACGTACAGCGACAACTCGACAGATACCGAAGCTTCCAAAATTGCGGAATGGTCTTCCGACAACGAGAAGGTTGCTACGGTCGTCAACGGCAAAGTTACCGGACAAAGCGCCGGTACGGCAGTAATTACGGGTAAAGTCGGTAAACAAAGCGTCACCGTGGATGTCAACGTCGAGGTTGTTAAACGTGTCGATGTGGACAAAAAGAAAATCAGCTTGCTGTTGGACAAAAGTGAAGATGTCAAACTGACAGCGACCTATCCGGACGGTTCCACCAAAGACGTTACGACGCTGGCCGAGTGGACATCCAGCAATGAGAAAGTGGCTGACGCCATTCAAGGCAAAATCACCGGTTATGCTGCCGGTTCTGCGAAAATTACGGCAAGCTATGGTACCAAATCGGTAACGATCGATGTAGACGTAGACCTGACAAGCAAGATCAGCGTGGAGAAACAAAGCATTTTCTTCCGCCTGGCCGATACCAATAAAACGGCAAGCATGACTCTGACCGCTTCGTATCCAAACAGTGCGGATGTAGACGTGACCACTCAAGCCGAGTGGACTTCCAGCAACGAGAAAGTAGCCACCGTGTACCAAGGCAAAATTACGGCGGTGGGTGCAGGATCGACTACAATTAAAGCAAAATACGGGGATAAATCGGTGGAAATCGCCGTAGACGTGGATACGGCACGATATCTCGACATTAAAGGCGTAGAAGAAAAATTGACGATGAGTCTCGGGGATTCCACCAAAACCAAGACGCTTGAAGCCAAAGCGGAATATATCGATGGCAGCACAGAGGACGTGACTAAAAAAGCAACCTGGACATCCAGCGATGCGGACGTAGTTTACGTTTCCGAAGGCGACTTGATCGCTTACAAATCCGGTACGGCAACAATTACCGTGGCATACGGCGGCAAAACATCCAAATTCACCGTGAATGTGGACGTTCCGGACAAGTATCAAATGGAACAGAAAAAGGCTTCCGTTTCCGTTGGCGGCAAATTTAACGCCAAAGTACTTGCCGTCTACGGCGAAACGTCCAAGGACGTGTCCGAGGAGGCGGAGTGGAGCAGCAGCAGCGAGAAAATCGCTGAGGTCGACAGCAAAGGTGTCGTTACCGGTGTTGCAGTAGGTAAAGCAACCATCACCGCCAAAATCGGCGGAAAATCCCTTACGCTGCCGGTTGAAGTTGGCATGGCCAGCGGACTTGAAGCAGATTTGAACTATGTGGTGATGTCCGCCAAAGAAACCCAGCAAATCGTGTTGACGGCAACGGACGAGAATGGATTGACGCAGGTGGTAACGACGGAAGCCACTTGGAAATCGAGCAACTCCCGCGTTGCTGACGTCAAGAAAGGCGTTATTACGGCTAACGCGAGCGGTAAAGCGAACATCACGGCTGAATACGGCTCACAAAAAGTGACGATTCAAGTAGAAGTGGACGTGATTACCCGCCTCGTGGCTTCCGTTCCGGCATTGTCCATGAAATCCGGAGATTCGGGAGAGATCACCGTGACCGCAATCCTGGGCGATGGCACCGAGCGGGATGTAACCGACAAAGCCGACTGGAAGACAAATAGTTACAAGGTTGCTCAAGTAAGCAAAGGCAAGGTAAAGGCCGTCGGTTACGGCAAAGCGAAAGTAACCGCCAAATACGGCAGCAAATCGGTGAGCGTCGCCGTTGACGTAGATACGCTCAAGTATTTGCAAACCGATAAAGTAACGCTTACGATGAAACCGGGCGACAAAGTGACGGTAGTAGCTACCGCAACTTATGCGGACGGATCGGAAGCCGACGTATCCAAGCCGGCCCTATGGACGTCTTCCAAGATTGCCGCCGCAACCGTGAAGGATGGCGTCATTCAAGCAAACGGCAAAGGGAAAGCGACGATTACCGTGAGCTTTGCCGGCAAAAAAACCAAAGTGACGGTTATTGTAGAGGCGAAGTAA
- a CDS encoding chromate transporter, giving the protein MIQTWWELFWGFFVANVLGYGGGPASIPLMQEEVVNHYGWMTSEQFGDVLAIGNALPGPIATKIAAFVGYQVAGWFGAIIASFATIVPSAAALILLLRLLNKYRTSPKVKGMTLLVQPVIAVLMILLTWEFGQVSANSIGIWQTLIISGISLWVMTKTKLHPAILIVIAFAYGALVLSHTM; this is encoded by the coding sequence ATGATTCAGACTTGGTGGGAATTGTTTTGGGGATTTTTCGTGGCCAACGTGCTCGGTTACGGGGGCGGCCCGGCTTCCATCCCTTTGATGCAGGAAGAGGTCGTCAACCATTACGGCTGGATGACCAGCGAACAGTTCGGTGACGTGCTCGCCATCGGCAATGCGCTCCCCGGTCCGATCGCTACCAAAATCGCCGCCTTTGTCGGCTATCAGGTGGCAGGCTGGTTCGGCGCAATCATTGCCAGCTTTGCCACGATCGTGCCGTCGGCAGCCGCTTTGATTTTGCTGCTCAGACTGCTCAACAAATACCGGACCTCGCCTAAAGTAAAAGGCATGACCTTGCTCGTGCAGCCAGTCATTGCCGTACTTATGATCCTGCTCACCTGGGAGTTCGGGCAAGTATCCGCGAATTCGATCGGCATCTGGCAAACGTTAATCATTTCAGGCATTTCGCTATGGGTCATGACCAAAACCAAGCTGCATCCCGCCATTCTCATCGTTATTGCTTTTGCATACGGCGCCTTGGTTTTGTCCCATACGATGTAG